Below is a window of Nocardioides sp. S-1144 DNA.
CGCAGTTCAGGAGGTGGCGCTCCCACAACCGTGGCGCCTCGCGGGGGCCGATGAGCCCCCGCACGACGCCGTCGGTGGCCAGCAGCGTCGCGAAGCGCTCGGCGAGGGGCAGGCGGTCAGGCGGAAACACCCCCCGCGCCTCGTCCGGCACGGGGGGTGTTTCACGTGAAACGTCGTCCGTCACGCGGGGGACCCGCTCGTCGAACCCGTCACTGCGGTGCTCACTGCGGCAGGACGACCACGTAGCGACGGGGCTCGACGCCCTCCGACTCCGACGACAGGCCGGCCTCGGCAATCGCGTCGTGCACCACCTTGCGCTCGAACGGCGACATCGGGTCCAGCGACACCGGGGCACCGGACTCGCGAACCCGGGTGACCGTCTCGGCCGCGAGCTCCTCGAGCGTCGCACGGCGCGCGGCCCGGAACCCGGACACGTCGAGCATCAGCCGGGAGCGCTCGCCGGTCTCGCGGTACACCGCGAGCCGGGTGAGCTCCTGCAGCGCCTCGAGCACCTCGCCGTTGCGGCCCACGAGCTGCTGCAGCTCGGCACCCACGATGGAGACCGCGGCGCGGTCACCCTCCACGTCCATGTCGAGGTCGCCATCGAGGTCGGCGATGTCGAGAAGCTCCTCGAGGTAGTCCGCAGCGATGTCGCCCTCCTGCTCCAGCTGCTCGAGCCGGCCGGACGGGCGGGCGGAACCAGACTCCACCCCGACCTCGCTGTCCTGTTCGACCGGGCTCGCCGTGGACGAACCCGGCTCCTGCGGAGCCTGGTCGTCGGGACCCTGGTCGTCGTGCTGGGTCGTGTCGGTGTCGGCGCTCATCAGCGGCCTCCCTGCTTCTTCTTCTTGTTCTTCTTGGGAACGCCCGTCCGGCCGCCGGAGGGACGAGTCGCCCCTCCGGTGGTCGACCCCGGGGACGCGTCGGTCGACTCCGCAGCCCCGGGGGACGGCGTCTTGTCGAGCGACGGGCTCGCGGGGGAGGGGCGCGGGGTCTCGGTGGGGCGGGCGGGCCGGGCCGCCGCCTGGCGCTGCGCCTTCGTCTGGCGGCGCGGCTGCTGGCGGACGGCGGGGCGCCGGTCGAGCTCCGGCTCGGGCTCGGGCTCGACCTCGCCGGCCACGACGCCCTTGGCCCGACCCTTGGCGATGTCGCGGTCCTGCTTGGCCTTGAAGGCCGGCGTGCCGGGGGCCGGGTTGTTGCGGATCACGTAGAACTGCTGGCCCATCGTCCACAGGTTCGACGTCGTCCAGTACAGCAGGACGCCGATCGGGAAGGCCACGCCGCTGATGCCGAAGACCAGCGGAAGCACGTAGAGCAGGACCTTTTGCTGCTGGGCGTAGGGGCCGGAGAGGGCATCGGCCGGCATGTTCTTGCTCATCAGCTGGCGCTGGGTGGTGAAGGTCGTGGCGGTCATCGCGATCACCAGGACGACGGCGACGAGCATCACCGTCGCGTCGCCGTTGTCACCCCAGACGCGGGCCTGCCAGAACGACTCCTTGATCGGGATGTGACCGAAGATCAACGAGTCGGCGAAGTCCTTGGCCCGGGCGTCGCTGAGGAACCCGCGTCCCTCGCCGTTCTTCGACGCCTGGTCGAGGATCCGGAACAGCGCGAAGAAGATCGGCATCTGCAGGATCAGCGGCAGGCAGGACGCGAACGGGTTGGTGCCCGCGTCCTTGTAGAGCTTCATCGTCTCCTCGCC
It encodes the following:
- a CDS encoding Jag family protein, with translation MSADTDTTQHDDQGPDDQAPQEPGSSTASPVEQDSEVGVESGSARPSGRLEQLEQEGDIAADYLEELLDIADLDGDLDMDVEGDRAAVSIVGAELQQLVGRNGEVLEALQELTRLAVYRETGERSRLMLDVSGFRAARRATLEELAAETVTRVRESGAPVSLDPMSPFERKVVHDAIAEAGLSSESEGVEPRRYVVVLPQ
- the yidC gene encoding membrane protein insertase YidC, whose product is MTPLYYAISGIMLAWHELLSTFMDPEGGLSWALSIIGLTLVIRVLLIPLFVKQIKSQRNMQLIQPKVKELQKKYGHDRQRLGEETMKLYKDAGTNPFASCLPLILQMPIFFALFRILDQASKNGEGRGFLSDARAKDFADSLIFGHIPIKESFWQARVWGDNGDATVMLVAVVLVIAMTATTFTTQRQLMSKNMPADALSGPYAQQQKVLLYVLPLVFGISGVAFPIGVLLYWTTSNLWTMGQQFYVIRNNPAPGTPAFKAKQDRDIAKGRAKGVVAGEVEPEPEPELDRRPAVRQQPRRQTKAQRQAAARPARPTETPRPSPASPSLDKTPSPGAAESTDASPGSTTGGATRPSGGRTGVPKKNKKKKQGGR